A DNA window from Acidimicrobiales bacterium contains the following coding sequences:
- the pyrH gene encoding UMP kinase, whose amino-acid sequence MTVGASPAADVPARRRVVLKMSGEALASSASDETIDAAVVERFAREITLARAELDLELAVVVGGGNIWRGSIGEGQGLDRTTSDTMGMLATVINALALQDAVERHGQPTRVLSAIHMAEVAEPYIRRRAIRHLEKGRVVIFAAGMGNPYFTTDTSAALRAAEIEAEVLLKGTHSGVDGVYSADPKLDPSARRYDELAFMDVVNQDLRVMDMTAITFCKDNRLPVLVFDLMGPGNLRRALAGEEIGTLIR is encoded by the coding sequence GTGACCGTGGGCGCGTCACCGGCCGCCGACGTGCCCGCGCGTCGGCGGGTCGTGCTCAAGATGTCCGGCGAGGCGCTGGCGTCGTCGGCGTCCGACGAGACGATCGACGCCGCCGTCGTGGAACGCTTCGCCCGTGAGATCACCCTGGCGCGCGCCGAGCTCGACCTCGAGCTGGCCGTCGTCGTCGGTGGCGGCAACATCTGGCGGGGGAGCATCGGCGAGGGCCAGGGCCTCGACCGGACGACGTCGGACACCATGGGCATGCTCGCCACGGTGATCAACGCGCTCGCCCTCCAGGACGCCGTCGAGCGCCACGGTCAGCCGACCCGGGTGCTGTCGGCCATCCACATGGCCGAGGTGGCCGAGCCCTACATCCGGCGCCGTGCCATCCGGCACCTCGAAAAGGGGCGGGTGGTCATCTTCGCCGCCGGCATGGGCAACCCCTACTTCACGACGGACACCTCCGCCGCCCTCCGGGCGGCCGAGATCGAGGCCGAGGTCCTGCTGAAGGGGACCCATTCCGGCGTGGACGGGGTCTACAGCGCCGACCCCAAGCTCGACCCCTCGGCCCGGCGCTACGACGAGCTCGCCTTCATGGACGTGGTCAACCAGGACCTTCGGGTCATGGACATGACGGCCATCACCTTCTGCAAGGACAACCGACTGCCCGTCCTGGTGTTCGACCTGATGGGCCCCGGAAACCTGCGCCGTGCGCTGGCCGGCGAGGAGATCGGTACGCTGATCCGGTGA
- the frr gene encoding ribosome recycling factor, producing the protein MIDDDLSGVVLDDARERMEKAAAHTQAEFAGVRSGRATSGLVEHLRVDVYGAEAELRTIAGLSVPEARLLVISPYDKSTLASIEKAIQASDLGITPSNDGAVIRLAFPPLTEERRKELVKVVRHKAEEGRVAVRNLRRAARHELEGLERDGELSSDGLERAERELDKLTHDMVAAIDKLLAHKEHELLEI; encoded by the coding sequence GTGATCGACGACGATCTCTCCGGGGTGGTGCTCGACGACGCCCGCGAGCGCATGGAAAAGGCGGCCGCGCACACGCAGGCGGAGTTCGCGGGCGTGCGCAGCGGGCGGGCGACCTCCGGGCTCGTCGAGCACCTCCGGGTGGACGTGTACGGCGCCGAGGCCGAGCTGCGCACCATCGCCGGCCTGAGCGTGCCCGAGGCCCGGCTCCTCGTGATCTCCCCGTACGACAAGTCGACCCTGGCCAGCATCGAGAAGGCGATCCAGGCCTCCGACCTCGGGATCACCCCGTCCAACGACGGCGCCGTGATCCGGTTGGCGTTCCCGCCGCTCACCGAGGAGCGGCGCAAGGAACTGGTCAAGGTCGTCCGGCACAAGGCGGAGGAAGGGCGCGTGGCGGTGCGCAACCTCCGGCGGGCCGCCCGCCACGAGCTCGAAGGGCTCGAGCGCGACGGGGAGCTGTCGTCCGACGGGCTCGAGCGCGCCGAGCGGGAGCTCGACAAGCTCACTCACGACATGGTGGCCGCCATCGACAAGCTCCTTGCCCACAAGGAGCACGAGCTCCTCGAAATCTGA
- a CDS encoding phosphatidate cytidylyltransferase, with product MDDRDEYDPEAEDRGEPVTERVRIIGAQPAGQVADALAAAARAGEGGPEDFEPAQLALGATAPGDTALGGDAPDLPAGAVTPATSTSMDAPSRDTSSMDTTSRDAPRPAAVEDPSALHPEEAGRSAPSGRNGGDPLEPGAQPLRLAEPPAGVPDMPHWTDPPTGQVPAVLDRRGDDDDSEGQWSAVGDTGPAWREHKHEWDDSGFDPSLLADDETRVGAMEETPVEERRPWEFADLGAAPAADDRAPAAPEGTAGAAWWDDADGADGADGAAGAARPGAAAAEDRITPEVADRGVASISSSPLRVGARDQMTAAPSAEPHPRGVRTRVPPPGAPRDGSGRNMPVAIATGVGIALLAVICFEVGSVATLVLATVVVALSAAECYAALRRSGRRPATFLGLVATVGVMVAAYAKGVAALPLVLVLVVIASMVWYLVGAERGSAVEGIAATVLGFAWVGLLGSFAALMLAPSQYPHRHGVAFVLGAIVATIGADVGALAVGSWLGRRPLAPHVSPNKTWEGLIGGAVVAIALSAAVTGQVHPWTVPKAALLGVVVAVVAPLGDLCESLVKRDLGLKDMGSMLPGHGGVLDRVDALLFVLPATYYLVRVLNLG from the coding sequence GTGGACGATCGAGACGAATACGACCCGGAGGCCGAGGATCGGGGTGAGCCGGTCACCGAGCGCGTGCGGATCATCGGCGCGCAGCCGGCCGGCCAGGTCGCCGACGCCCTGGCCGCCGCGGCGCGGGCCGGCGAGGGCGGGCCCGAGGACTTCGAGCCGGCGCAGCTGGCGCTCGGGGCGACGGCGCCCGGTGACACGGCGCTCGGGGGCGACGCCCCGGACCTCCCGGCCGGGGCCGTGACGCCGGCGACCTCGACATCGATGGACGCGCCGTCCCGGGACACGTCATCGATGGACACGACATCCCGGGACGCACCGCGCCCCGCTGCGGTCGAGGACCCGTCCGCCCTGCACCCCGAGGAGGCGGGGCGGTCCGCGCCGTCGGGCCGCAACGGCGGCGACCCGCTCGAGCCCGGTGCCCAGCCGCTCCGGCTGGCGGAGCCACCCGCCGGGGTCCCCGACATGCCGCACTGGACCGACCCGCCGACGGGCCAGGTCCCCGCCGTGCTCGACCGGCGTGGCGACGACGACGACAGCGAGGGACAGTGGTCGGCCGTGGGCGACACCGGCCCCGCCTGGCGCGAGCACAAGCACGAATGGGACGACAGTGGCTTCGATCCGTCGCTCCTCGCCGACGACGAGACCAGGGTCGGCGCGATGGAGGAGACGCCGGTGGAGGAGCGCCGGCCGTGGGAGTTCGCCGACCTGGGGGCGGCGCCGGCGGCCGACGACCGGGCGCCTGCCGCGCCCGAGGGCACGGCCGGTGCCGCCTGGTGGGACGACGCCGACGGCGCCGACGGCGCTGACGGGGCCGCCGGGGCGGCGCGCCCGGGCGCAGCCGCCGCCGAGGACCGGATCACCCCGGAGGTGGCCGACCGGGGGGTGGCCTCGATCAGCTCGTCCCCGCTGCGCGTCGGCGCCCGGGACCAGATGACCGCCGCTCCCTCCGCCGAACCGCACCCCCGGGGGGTACGGACCCGCGTGCCCCCGCCCGGCGCACCGCGAGACGGGTCGGGCCGCAACATGCCGGTGGCCATCGCCACGGGGGTGGGGATCGCGCTGCTGGCGGTGATCTGCTTCGAAGTGGGCAGCGTCGCCACCCTGGTCCTGGCCACCGTGGTCGTGGCCCTGTCGGCGGCCGAGTGCTACGCCGCCCTGCGGCGCAGCGGCCGCCGGCCCGCCACGTTCCTCGGGTTGGTGGCGACCGTCGGCGTCATGGTGGCGGCGTACGCCAAGGGGGTGGCGGCCCTGCCCCTGGTGCTCGTTCTCGTGGTGATCGCGTCCATGGTGTGGTACCTGGTCGGCGCCGAGCGTGGTTCCGCGGTCGAAGGGATCGCCGCCACGGTGCTCGGGTTCGCCTGGGTGGGCCTCCTGGGCTCGTTCGCCGCCCTCATGCTGGCGCCGAGCCAGTACCCGCACCGCCACGGCGTGGCCTTCGTGCTCGGCGCCATCGTCGCCACCATCGGTGCCGACGTCGGAGCGCTGGCCGTCGGGAGCTGGCTGGGGCGTCGCCCGCTGGCGCCGCACGTGAGCCCCAACAAGACGTGGGAGGGGCTGATCGGCGGTGCGGTGGTGGCCATCGCCCTGTCGGCGGCGGTCACCGGCCAGGTCCACCCGTGGACGGTGCCGAAGGCGGCTCTGCTCGGCGTCGTCGTGGCGGTGGTGGCCCCGCTCGGCGACCTGTGCGAGTCGCTCGTCAAGCGCGACCTCGGGTTGAAGGACATGGGATCGATGCTCCCGGGACACGGCGGTGTGCTCGACCGAGTGGACGCACTGTTGTTCGTGCTCCCGGCGACCTACTACCTCGTCCGGGTGCTCAACCTCGGGTGA
- the dxr gene encoding 1-deoxy-D-xylulose-5-phosphate reductoisomerase: MRVSLVGSTGSIGTQAVEVLSTEPERFEVTGLAAGSAVEALAAQARRLRPEVVAIGDPTLARALSAAVPPGTEVLVGPEGLAEVARRGDVVVNAVVGFAGLPVTLAALEAGRRLALANKESLIAGAPVVARARRTPGAEIVPVDSEHCALHQCLRAGNGPDEVARLVLTASGGPFRGRTRAELAGVCVDEALAHPTWKMGPKITVDSSTLMNKGLEVIEAHELFGIGYDRIAVIIHPQSVVHSMVEFIDGSTVAQLSEPDMRLPIGYALGYPERLHHPFGAIDWSALGRLDFEQPDRQVFACLDLAEQAGRAGGLAPAWLSGGNEVAVAAFLAGRIGWGAIAEVVADTLDACDQVPVADAADVVEADRRARECAERSVRRRERAA, encoded by the coding sequence GTGAGGGTCAGCCTGGTCGGGTCGACCGGGTCCATCGGCACCCAGGCCGTCGAGGTCCTGTCCACCGAGCCCGAGCGCTTCGAGGTGACCGGGCTGGCGGCGGGCTCCGCCGTCGAGGCCCTCGCCGCCCAGGCGCGCCGGCTGCGACCCGAGGTGGTGGCCATCGGCGACCCCACCCTGGCCCGGGCGTTGTCGGCCGCGGTGCCGCCCGGGACCGAGGTGCTCGTCGGGCCCGAGGGCCTGGCCGAGGTGGCCCGCCGCGGTGACGTCGTCGTCAACGCCGTGGTCGGCTTCGCCGGCCTGCCCGTCACCCTGGCGGCGCTCGAGGCGGGGCGGCGGCTGGCGCTCGCCAACAAGGAGTCCCTCATCGCCGGCGCCCCCGTGGTGGCCCGGGCCCGGCGCACCCCCGGAGCGGAGATCGTCCCCGTGGACTCCGAGCACTGCGCGCTCCACCAGTGCCTGCGGGCCGGGAACGGGCCCGACGAGGTGGCCCGCCTGGTGCTGACGGCCAGCGGGGGGCCCTTCCGGGGGCGGACGCGCGCCGAGCTGGCGGGGGTGTGCGTGGACGAGGCCCTGGCCCATCCGACCTGGAAGATGGGCCCGAAGATCACCGTGGACTCGTCCACCTTGATGAACAAGGGGCTCGAGGTCATCGAGGCCCACGAGCTGTTCGGGATCGGCTACGACCGGATCGCGGTGATTATCCACCCCCAGTCGGTCGTACACTCGATGGTGGAGTTCATCGACGGATCGACTGTGGCGCAACTATCCGAGCCCGACATGCGACTGCCGATCGGGTACGCGCTCGGCTACCCCGAACGCCTCCACCACCCCTTCGGTGCCATCGACTGGTCGGCGTTGGGGCGGCTCGACTTCGAGCAGCCCGACCGGCAGGTCTTCGCGTGCCTGGACCTGGCCGAGCAGGCGGGCCGGGCGGGAGGGCTGGCGCCGGCCTGGCTCAGCGGCGGCAACGAGGTCGCCGTGGCCGCCTTCCTCGCCGGCCGCATCGGCTGGGGCGCCATCGCCGAGGTCGTGGCCGACACGCTGGACGCCTGCGACCAGGTGCCCGTGGCCGACGCCGCCGACGTGGTGGAGGCGGACCGGCGGGCCCGCGAGTGCGCCGAGCGCTCGGTGCGACGACGCGAGCGGGCCGCGTGA
- a CDS encoding RIP metalloprotease — protein MSSPPVGTAHPDRTPRPTPPARPHRAVPAPAPDQRPAVARLVAVVVALVVLAVVTHTTAVLVVVVALIVMIMLHELGHLLTAKWGHMKVTEYFLGFGPRLWSIRRGETEYGIKAIPAGGYVKILGMTSAEEVDPADEPRTYRQQPFHNRLLVAVAGSAMHGVMALLLLWGLAVFVGVPQADAVAVTGYSAIGHSADPARAAGIRPGDVVVSVAGRAVHSPQDLQRVISHSAGRSVTVVVERHGRRRSLDVTPQADPAVKGANGRIGVVIANPVATSNPAVGVVRAGQMLARDVSLSFQGIGQTFSASGIASYFHDLTNAHAADQAARTGDRVSSIYGAARFAVQGARAGAYWLINVLVLIIVFVGILNLFPMLPLDGGHVLIAVYERIRSRRGRMYHADVNKLAPVAYAFVLLLGFIVLSSLYLDITHPIKNPFQ, from the coding sequence GTGAGCAGCCCCCCCGTCGGCACCGCCCACCCCGACCGCACCCCGCGCCCCACCCCGCCCGCCCGCCCCCACCGGGCCGTGCCCGCGCCCGCACCGGACCAGCGTCCGGCGGTGGCCCGGCTGGTGGCCGTGGTGGTGGCGCTGGTCGTGCTGGCCGTGGTCACCCACACCACGGCGGTCCTCGTCGTCGTGGTGGCGCTGATCGTCATGATCATGCTGCACGAGCTCGGCCACCTCCTCACGGCCAAGTGGGGCCACATGAAGGTCACCGAGTACTTCCTCGGCTTCGGGCCCCGCCTGTGGTCGATCCGGCGCGGCGAGACCGAGTACGGGATCAAGGCCATCCCGGCCGGGGGGTACGTGAAGATCCTCGGCATGACCAGCGCCGAGGAGGTCGACCCCGCCGACGAGCCGCGTACCTACCGCCAGCAGCCCTTCCACAACCGGCTGCTCGTCGCCGTGGCGGGCTCCGCCATGCACGGGGTCATGGCGCTGCTGCTGCTGTGGGGACTCGCCGTGTTCGTCGGGGTGCCGCAGGCCGATGCCGTCGCCGTGACCGGCTATTCGGCCATCGGCCACAGCGCCGACCCGGCGCGCGCCGCGGGCATCCGACCCGGGGACGTCGTGGTGAGCGTGGCTGGCAGGGCCGTGCATTCGCCCCAGGACCTGCAGCGCGTCATCTCGCACAGCGCGGGCCGATCGGTGACGGTGGTGGTGGAGCGCCACGGCCGGCGCCGCAGCCTCGACGTGACCCCGCAGGCCGACCCGGCGGTGAAGGGCGCCAACGGGCGCATCGGCGTCGTCATCGCCAATCCCGTGGCGACGAGCAACCCGGCGGTGGGGGTCGTGCGCGCCGGGCAGATGTTGGCCCGGGACGTGTCCCTCTCCTTCCAGGGCATCGGCCAGACGTTCTCGGCGAGCGGGATCGCCAGCTACTTCCACGACCTGACCAACGCCCATGCCGCCGACCAGGCGGCCCGGACCGGCGACCGCGTCTCCTCGATCTACGGCGCGGCCCGTTTCGCCGTGCAGGGGGCGCGGGCGGGCGCCTACTGGCTCATCAACGTCCTGGTCCTGATCATCGTGTTCGTCGGGATCCTGAACCTGTTCCCGATGCTGCCCCTCGACGGGGGCCACGTGCTCATCGCCGTGTACGAGCGCATCCGCAGCCGGCGCGGCCGCATGTACCACGCGGACGTCAACAAGCTCGCACCCGTCGCCTACGCGTTCGTCCTGCTGCTCGGGTTCATCGTCCTGTCGTCGCTGTACCTCGACATCACGCACCCCATCAAGAACCCGTTCCAGTAG
- the ispG gene encoding flavodoxin-dependent (E)-4-hydroxy-3-methylbut-2-enyl-diphosphate synthase: protein MARQTQVAAVRRTTRQIHVGTVAVGGGAPISVQSMTTTKTADVEGTLAQIYALAAAGADIVRCTCNEQQAAEGLAHMVPRSPVPLIADIHFHHEMALAALEAGVQGLRLNPGNLRKEAEIKQVAQEAKDRGVPIRIGVNAGSLHPELYKRFGGATPEALVESARMELAYFDEVGFDDVKISVKASSVPLMIAAYRLAAETFDHPLHLGVTEAGPPPAGLVKGTAGIGTLLAEGIGDTIRYSLTADPVEEVRAGRQLLEALGLRERKNVDLIACPSCGRAEIDVIGVARAAQEALESRELPIQVAVMGCVVNGPGEAREADLGIAAGRHRGHLFIKGKIVRVVPEADMVAALVEEAEKLVAEGVDARLAAADAGAEAEAEADRRSLLESKGADANHSAQKVELIRRTVDEERERQ, encoded by the coding sequence ATGGCCCGCCAGACCCAGGTCGCCGCCGTCCGCCGCACCACCCGGCAGATCCACGTGGGAACGGTCGCCGTCGGCGGCGGGGCACCGATCTCGGTGCAGTCGATGACCACCACCAAGACGGCGGACGTGGAGGGCACGCTGGCGCAGATCTACGCCCTGGCGGCGGCCGGCGCCGACATCGTGCGGTGCACGTGCAACGAGCAGCAGGCCGCCGAGGGGCTCGCCCACATGGTGCCGCGCTCACCGGTCCCCCTGATCGCCGACATCCACTTCCACCACGAGATGGCGCTGGCCGCGCTCGAGGCCGGCGTCCAGGGACTGCGGCTCAACCCCGGGAACCTCCGCAAGGAGGCCGAGATCAAGCAGGTCGCCCAGGAGGCGAAGGACCGCGGCGTGCCCATCCGGATCGGGGTGAACGCGGGGTCGCTGCACCCCGAGCTCTACAAGCGCTTCGGCGGCGCCACCCCCGAGGCCCTGGTGGAGTCGGCGCGCATGGAGCTCGCCTACTTCGACGAGGTGGGGTTCGACGACGTGAAGATCTCGGTGAAGGCGTCGTCGGTGCCGCTCATGATCGCTGCCTACCGCCTGGCCGCGGAGACGTTCGACCACCCGCTCCACCTCGGGGTCACCGAGGCGGGCCCGCCCCCCGCCGGCCTGGTGAAAGGGACGGCGGGCATCGGCACCCTGCTGGCCGAGGGGATCGGCGACACCATCCGCTACTCGCTCACCGCCGACCCGGTCGAGGAGGTCCGCGCCGGGCGTCAGCTGCTCGAGGCGTTGGGGCTGCGCGAGCGCAAGAACGTCGACCTCATCGCCTGCCCGTCGTGCGGGCGCGCCGAGATCGACGTGATCGGCGTGGCCCGGGCCGCGCAGGAGGCGCTCGAGTCGCGGGAGCTGCCCATCCAGGTGGCGGTGATGGGCTGCGTGGTGAACGGCCCCGGTGAGGCGCGCGAGGCGGATCTCGGCATCGCGGCGGGACGGCACCGCGGCCACCTGTTCATCAAGGGGAAGATCGTCAGGGTCGTCCCCGAGGCCGACATGGTGGCTGCCCTGGTGGAAGAGGCCGAGAAGCTCGTGGCCGAAGGGGTCGACGCCCGTCTGGCGGCCGCCGACGCCGGAGCCGAGGCCGAGGCCGAGGCCGATCGGCGGAGCCTGCTCGAGTCCAAGGGCGCCGACGCCAACCACAGCGCCCAGAAGGTCGAGCTCATCCGGCGGACGGTCGACGAGGAGCGCGAGCGTCAGTAG
- the proS gene encoding proline--tRNA ligase, with protein sequence MPRARVLTAQADDFPQWYQDVLAKAELADNGPVRGTMVIRPYGYAIWERMQAEIDARIKDAGVSNAYFPLFIPESYLHKEAAHVEGFSPELAVVTHGGGKELDEPVVVRPTSETIVNAYFAKWIQSYRDLPLLINQWANVVRWELRPRLFLRTTEFLWQEGHTAHATEGEAREFALRIMRDVYEDFMVNVLAIPILMGRKTERERFSGATATWTCEAMMRDGKALQMGTSHELGQNFSRAFGTAFLDETGTEVNVWQTSWGASTRLMGALVMAHGDDDGLRVPPRLAPVQVVVLLVRDEDGAGDKAAAMAAGLSEAGLRVQLDGRTDTSFGRRVVDWELKGVPVRVEVGPRELDAGEAVLVRRDTGTKDKVALGGLEVAVRAALDAAQAALLAEATERRRQATLEVTTLGDAEEAARTGFAVVPATALGADGESRLNDAGMSVRLLMRPDGTLPGPGEGSDDAELVAVVGRAY encoded by the coding sequence ATGCCACGCGCACGCGTCCTCACCGCACAGGCTGACGACTTCCCCCAGTGGTACCAGGACGTCCTGGCGAAGGCGGAGCTGGCCGACAACGGCCCCGTCCGCGGGACCATGGTGATCAGACCGTACGGGTACGCCATCTGGGAGCGCATGCAGGCCGAGATCGACGCCCGCATCAAGGACGCCGGCGTCTCGAACGCGTACTTCCCGCTGTTCATCCCCGAGAGCTACCTCCACAAGGAGGCCGCCCACGTCGAGGGGTTCAGCCCCGAGCTCGCCGTCGTGACGCACGGTGGTGGCAAGGAGCTCGACGAGCCGGTCGTCGTGCGCCCCACCAGCGAGACCATCGTCAACGCCTACTTCGCCAAGTGGATCCAGAGCTACCGGGACCTGCCGCTGCTCATCAACCAGTGGGCCAACGTCGTGCGCTGGGAGCTGCGCCCCCGCCTCTTCCTGCGGACCACCGAGTTCCTGTGGCAGGAAGGGCACACCGCGCACGCCACCGAGGGCGAGGCGCGGGAGTTCGCGCTCAGGATCATGCGCGACGTCTACGAGGACTTCATGGTGAACGTCCTCGCCATCCCCATCCTGATGGGCCGCAAGACCGAACGCGAGCGCTTCTCCGGGGCCACCGCCACCTGGACGTGCGAGGCCATGATGCGCGACGGCAAGGCGCTGCAGATGGGCACGAGCCACGAGCTCGGCCAGAACTTCTCCCGGGCCTTCGGCACCGCCTTCCTCGACGAGACGGGGACCGAGGTCAACGTCTGGCAGACGTCGTGGGGGGCCTCCACCCGCCTCATGGGCGCGCTGGTGATGGCGCACGGCGACGACGACGGCCTGCGCGTCCCCCCGCGGCTCGCGCCCGTGCAGGTCGTGGTCCTCCTCGTCCGCGACGAGGACGGCGCGGGCGACAAGGCGGCGGCCATGGCGGCCGGGCTGTCGGAGGCCGGATTACGCGTCCAGCTCGACGGCCGGACCGACACGTCGTTCGGGCGCCGGGTGGTCGACTGGGAGCTGAAGGGCGTCCCGGTGCGCGTCGAGGTCGGCCCGCGCGAGCTCGACGCCGGCGAAGCCGTGCTCGTGCGCCGCGACACGGGCACCAAGGACAAGGTCGCGCTGGGGGGGCTCGAGGTGGCGGTGCGCGCCGCGCTCGACGCCGCCCAGGCCGCCCTGCTCGCCGAGGCCACCGAGCGCCGGCGCCAGGCGACGTTGGAGGTGACCACGCTCGGGGACGCCGAGGAGGCGGCACGCACCGGCTTCGCCGTGGTCCCGGCGACCGCGCTCGGCGCGGATGGCGAGTCCCGGCTCAACGACGCCGGCATGTCGGTGCGCCTCCTGATGCGGCCCGACGGCACGCTGCCGGGCCCCGGCGAGGGCTCCGACGACGCCGAGCTCGTGGCCGTGGTGGGCCGCGCCTACTGA
- a CDS encoding pyridoxamine 5'-phosphate oxidase family protein: MPPMFDEGIAPLDEDECLALIGDRGVGRVAVSIGAVPAVFPVNYGLLDGTVVFRTGSGTKLDAAVHNAVVAFEVDDIDPLYHEGWSVLVVGLADEIRDPALLARAEHLPVRPWAPGPREHVVAIRPEFVSGRRIVHDARHSPPRAGDDGR, translated from the coding sequence ATGCCGCCGATGTTCGACGAGGGCATCGCCCCCCTCGACGAAGACGAATGCCTCGCGCTGATCGGCGACCGCGGCGTGGGCCGGGTGGCGGTGTCGATCGGGGCCGTCCCGGCCGTGTTCCCCGTGAACTACGGGTTGCTCGACGGGACGGTCGTCTTCCGGACAGGGTCGGGGACCAAGCTCGACGCGGCCGTTCACAACGCCGTCGTCGCCTTCGAGGTCGACGACATCGACCCCCTCTACCACGAGGGGTGGAGCGTCCTGGTGGTCGGGCTGGCCGACGAGATCAGGGACCCCGCCCTGCTGGCGCGCGCCGAGCACCTGCCCGTGCGGCCCTGGGCGCCGGGCCCCCGCGAGCACGTGGTGGCGATCCGCCCCGAGTTCGTGTCGGGCCGGCGCATCGTCCATGACGCCCGGCACAGTCCCCCACGCGCCGGGGACGACGGTCGCTGA
- the rimP gene encoding ribosome maturation factor RimP, with the protein MDDKVEDELTELLASTVEPLGLELVEVDRRAGSVRVVVDRPGGADLEALAEATRAVSVVLDDHDPFPGRRYTLEVSSPGVERPLRTPAQFARAVGEKVSVRTVAGGQGERRVTGRLTAVDEDGFVLQGEDLPDGERRLGYAEVERARTVFDWGTSSRPGGPGRAPRQAARAPRAAGRKKVATP; encoded by the coding sequence GTGGACGACAAGGTGGAAGACGAGCTCACCGAACTGCTCGCGTCCACCGTCGAGCCCCTGGGCCTCGAGCTCGTCGAGGTCGACCGCCGCGCCGGCTCGGTGCGCGTCGTGGTGGACCGGCCCGGTGGCGCCGATCTCGAAGCCCTGGCCGAGGCCACACGGGCCGTGTCCGTCGTGCTCGACGACCACGACCCGTTCCCGGGACGGCGCTACACCCTCGAGGTGTCGAGCCCCGGCGTGGAGCGGCCGTTGCGGACCCCGGCCCAATTCGCCCGTGCCGTCGGTGAGAAGGTGAGCGTGCGCACCGTCGCCGGCGGCCAGGGGGAGCGCCGCGTCACGGGGCGGCTGACGGCCGTCGACGAGGACGGCTTCGTCCTACAGGGCGAGGACCTGCCGGACGGCGAGCGCCGCCTCGGCTACGCGGAGGTCGAGCGGGCGCGCACGGTCTTCGACTGGGGAACGTCGTCCCGCCCGGGCGGCCCGGGGCGCGCGCCGCGCCAGGCTGCCCGAGCGCCGCGGGCGGCCGGGAGGAAGAAGGTGGCGACGCCATGA
- the nusA gene encoding transcription termination factor NusA: MSKANFEFLDALGQIARDKGISVETLLDALANALVAAYKRRPGAAEEAVVTVDPESGEIRVYGQELDEDGNVIREWDDTPDDFGRIAAQTAKQVIFQRIREAERDLKYEEYAGREGDIVTGIVQQTDNRYTLLDLGKVEALLPQAEQVPYERYEHGARLKAYIVEVRKTTKGPQIVVSRSHPGLVKRLFELEVPEISSGVVEIRAAAREPGHRTKIAVWSNDPNVDPVGACVGARGSRVRMVTNELRGERIDVVPFADDPVEFIQAALQPARVREVRLDDETGTATVVVSDYQLSLAIGKEGQNARLAARLTGWRVDIKSETQLAEEEAGYGEEWAEGEWVENEAGEMVWQPAEGGEAVSATEWSRAAAGGGPDAPPSPGEEPKAEEPKAEEPKAEEPKAEEPVPDADATEEKPDESVQDEQKPDDEPERTA, translated from the coding sequence ATGAGCAAGGCCAACTTCGAGTTCCTCGACGCCTTGGGCCAGATCGCACGCGACAAGGGGATCTCGGTCGAGACCCTCCTCGACGCCCTGGCCAACGCGCTGGTCGCCGCCTACAAGCGGCGCCCGGGGGCGGCCGAGGAGGCCGTCGTCACCGTCGACCCCGAGTCGGGTGAGATCCGTGTCTACGGGCAGGAGCTCGACGAGGACGGCAACGTCATCCGTGAGTGGGACGACACGCCCGACGACTTCGGCCGCATCGCCGCCCAGACCGCCAAGCAGGTCATCTTCCAGCGCATCCGGGAGGCCGAGCGCGACCTGAAGTACGAGGAGTACGCCGGGCGCGAGGGCGACATCGTCACGGGCATCGTGCAGCAGACCGACAACCGCTACACGCTCCTCGACCTGGGCAAGGTGGAGGCGCTGCTGCCCCAGGCGGAGCAGGTCCCCTACGAGCGCTACGAGCACGGCGCGCGCCTGAAGGCGTACATCGTGGAGGTCCGCAAGACGACCAAGGGCCCCCAGATCGTGGTGAGCAGGAGCCACCCCGGGCTGGTCAAGCGCCTCTTCGAGCTCGAGGTACCGGAGATCTCCTCCGGTGTGGTGGAGATCAGGGCGGCGGCGCGCGAGCCCGGACACCGGACGAAGATCGCCGTGTGGTCCAACGACCCGAACGTCGACCCCGTCGGGGCGTGCGTCGGCGCCCGGGGCTCGCGGGTCCGCATGGTGACCAACGAGCTGCGCGGCGAGCGCATCGACGTCGTGCCCTTTGCCGACGACCCGGTCGAGTTCATCCAGGCCGCGCTGCAGCCGGCGCGCGTGCGCGAGGTCCGTCTCGACGACGAGACCGGGACCGCCACCGTGGTCGTGAGCGACTACCAGCTGTCGCTGGCCATCGGCAAGGAGGGCCAGAACGCCCGCCTGGCGGCCCGGCTCACCGGCTGGCGGGTCGACATCAAGAGCGAGACCCAGCTCGCCGAGGAAGAGGCGGGGTACGGCGAGGAATGGGCGGAAGGGGAGTGGGTCGAGAACGAGGCCGGGGAGATGGTGTGGCAGCCGGCCGAGGGCGGCGAGGCCGTGTCCGCGACGGAGTGGTCCCGCGCCGCGGCGGGTGGCGGCCCGGACGCGCCCCCCTCCCCGGGGGAGGAGCCCAAGGCCGAGGAGCCCAAGGCCGAAGAGCCCAAGGCCGAGGAGCCCAAGGCCGAGGAGCCGGTGCCCGACGCCGACGCGACCGAGGAGAAGCCCGACGAGTCGGTGCAGGACGAGCAGAAGCCGGACGACGAGCCGGAGCGCACGGCATAG